GCACCTTGTTGCGCAGTTCCTGTACCCGGCGGGGCACGCGCAGCGCCCACATCCGGTCCCGGAAGTGCCGCTTGATCTCACCGGTGATGGTGGGCACGGCATAGCTCTCGAAGGCCCCGCGCTCGGGGTCGAAACGGTCGACGGCCTTGACCAGTCCCAGCGCCGCGACCTGCCGCAGGTCCTCGATCGCCTCACCACGGTCGCGGAAGCGACCGGCGATGCGGTGGGCCATGGGCAGCCAGGCGGTGACGAGCTCGTCGCGTACGGCGTCCCGCTCGGGGCCCTCCTCCAGGGTGACCAGCCGGGCGAACCGGCTCATGGTGTCGGGCGCATCGGCGTGGGTGCGCCGCAACTGCGCGGTGGCGGGGGCGGATGCGGAAGGACGGCTTGTCGACATGTCGATAGGCATGCGGTATCGCTCTCCTGAACGGTGGTTTCAGGGACTGGCGACGAGAACTCCTGCCGTCCGGAGCGCGTGCGGCGCCCCGGAGCGGACAACTCGCTCCCGTCGGCGCGCCTCCGGTCCGAAGCACGAACCTCCGTCTGCCCTGCCCCTGGAGGTACAAACTCCGCCTGCGCGAAAGGCGTTCACAGGTTCGCGGTCCACGTCCCGGACCGGTCGGCGCCGGGGTCAGAACACGGGGACGACGGCGGTGATGCGCTTACCGCCGGAGGGCAGACAGGCCACCCTGACATTGCGGGCCAGCCGGCAGACGATCGGCCAGCCGCGACCGCCGGTGCGCTGTCGACCTTGTTCGTCGAGCGGGTCGGTGGTGGCCGGCAGCCGGTCGCTGCGGTCACTGACGGAGACGCGCACGGCCGGCCCGTCCATGTCGACGTCGAATCCGGTGATGCCGCCGCCGTGCAGGATGGCGTTGGTCGTC
The sequence above is a segment of the Streptomyces asoensis genome. Coding sequences within it:
- a CDS encoding ATP-binding protein, which encodes MRTNDSTDREDAQDGVFGHGGHEQCRPADVRSAVRRAVTGRCGTLGCPYDEDGLSDALLVASELTTNAILHGGGITGFDVDMDGPAVRVSVSDRSDRLPATTDPLDEQGRQRTGGRGWPIVCRLARNVRVACLPSGGKRITAVVPVF
- a CDS encoding SigB/SigF/SigG family RNA polymerase sigma factor translates to MPIDMSTSRPSASAPATAQLRRTHADAPDTMSRFARLVTLEEGPERDAVRDELVTAWLPMAHRIAGRFRDRGEAIEDLRQVAALGLVKAVDRFDPERGAFESYAVPTITGEIKRHFRDRMWALRVPRRVQELRNKVRVARRELTQNPGASEPSVADIATHTGLTEDEVNAGLEALESFSTLSLDAETSAGDDGYSLADTLGDSDSSFDVVVDRESAKEGLRRLPERERAILYMRFFEDMTQSRIADQLGISQMHVSRLISRSCERVRQEALR